One Candidatus Sulfotelmatobacter sp. genomic region harbors:
- a CDS encoding branched-chain amino acid transaminase: MITRTATTVWLDGHLLNDEQLRLHALTHALHYGSSVFEGIRVYPTPRGPAIFRLREHVDRLVAGAAAYGMELGYDADQLGAAIVETVKASGRDAAYVRPLAFFGGETVRLNPGRECPVHVMIAVLPFEGLFAGVTETPRLRATISPHMKTPSRALPSTVKAGGHYTNSIRALAEAHHRGYDETILRNDRGDVAEGSGENIFVIRDGVLITNDADADILPGITRASVLALAREAGITSRVRPLTMDDLRDADEAFFTGTAAEVVSISAVDERLWADEGPITARLREIYTDVVRGRREAPGPWLTQVS; this comes from the coding sequence GTGATCACCCGCACCGCCACGACCGTGTGGCTCGACGGCCACCTGCTCAACGACGAACAGCTCCGCCTGCACGCGCTCACCCACGCGCTTCACTACGGCTCCTCGGTCTTCGAGGGGATTCGCGTCTACCCGACGCCGCGCGGACCGGCGATCTTTCGGCTGCGCGAGCACGTCGACCGGCTCGTCGCCGGTGCCGCCGCCTACGGGATGGAGCTGGGCTATGACGCCGACCAGCTCGGGGCGGCGATCGTCGAGACGGTCAAGGCCAGCGGGCGCGACGCGGCCTACGTCCGCCCGCTGGCGTTCTTCGGGGGCGAGACCGTGCGCCTGAACCCCGGCCGCGAGTGCCCGGTGCACGTCATGATCGCCGTGCTGCCGTTCGAAGGACTGTTCGCGGGCGTCACCGAGACGCCGCGCCTGCGCGCGACCATCTCGCCCCACATGAAGACGCCCTCGCGCGCGCTGCCCTCGACGGTGAAGGCCGGCGGGCACTACACGAACTCGATTCGCGCACTGGCCGAGGCGCACCACCGCGGCTACGACGAGACGATCTTGCGCAACGACCGCGGCGACGTCGCCGAGGGCTCGGGCGAGAACATCTTCGTCATTCGCGACGGCGTGCTGATCACCAACGACGCCGACGCCGACATCTTGCCGGGCATCACCCGGGCGAGCGTGCTGGCGCTGGCGCGCGAAGCCGGGATCACCTCGCGGGTGCGGCCGCTGACGATGGACGATCTGCGTGACGCCGACGAGGCGTTCTTCACCGGCACCGCCGCCGAGGTGGTCTCGATCTCGGCGGTCGACGAGCGGCTGTGGGCCGACGAAGGTCCGATCACCGCGCGGCTGCGCGAGATCTACACCGACGTCGTGCGGGGCCGGCGCGAAGCGCCCGGGCCTTGGCTGACGCAGGTCTCCTAG
- a CDS encoding prolyl oligopeptidase family serine peptidase, with the protein MLGARPLLACALVCALLPALPRPGGADAPVPLDYTAYDGWNAIRTPVVDDDGRLLAYALTPEDGDPTLVVRDLASASERRAPRGTAPAFAARGRFVVYTHTALARDVDAAKKAHKPPAQQPKNGVGILDLSATGDPEVVNDVKTILVARDEGPVIAYRAEVPPSPSPSPASAPSAAPASGSPAPTPSPLPAPKADKTKDTGAALTIRDLVAGTRVVVPNATDVALSDDDRFVAYATQTKDGKGDGVHVYDAVHGTTSDVLTGDGRYRNLALARDGSALAFLSDVASYAQAVPHDALYVVDLRAPKLVAVRAVDVATPGLPTDTTPNTNGTVAFSRDGARVFFGTAPAPTPLPSGTPEPMKVDQWSWNDDVLQSQQKHDADDERKRTYLAVYDLTSRRFAQLASPTLREVERNENPTTALGVDDRAYRRASSWLGEDYRDLYAVSLADGTRRLLARDAPGSALSPAGRYALTWDEHARHWVAIRTADGHRVVLGARSPVTFWFREDDHPLPPQPYGWGGWLADDRAVLLYDREDVWLADPDSGAVRSLTSGAGARAHTVFSPVQPDPDATAYDPAKPILLSLLDERSFASGYARVAADGGTPATLLKVDANVNGFRLPFTAPLHDLARPPLTARHADRYLFTRATFREPANWWATDAAFTQPVRVTDANPQQARYRWGTERLINFTARDGTPLRAVMLVPDGLQPTHAAPMLVYFYEKWAAMFHSYYSPAPGTSPNFTRYVSRGYVVLLPDIHYRVGHPGESAVDSLLPAVDAAVRTGYVNPARIGIAGHSWAAYQINYLLTKTHEFRAAEAGAAVDDMFSAYGGIRLESGIVRESQYEHTQSRIGATPWDRPDLYLENSGLFGIRNVTTPYLTIHNDQDGAVPQFQGIEYVTAMRRLGKIAYLFSFDGEEHNLRGREQQKWWTVHLDEWFDYWLQGAPRPAWFDGVDYLHRGERDVHPLYGEPD; encoded by the coding sequence ATGCTCGGCGCCCGTCCTCTTCTCGCGTGCGCGCTCGTCTGCGCGCTCTTGCCGGCGTTGCCGCGGCCCGGCGGCGCCGACGCCCCGGTTCCGCTCGACTACACCGCCTACGACGGCTGGAACGCGATTCGCACGCCGGTCGTCGACGACGACGGCCGGCTGTTGGCATACGCGCTCACGCCGGAGGACGGCGACCCGACGCTGGTGGTGCGCGATCTGGCGAGCGCCAGCGAACGGCGCGCGCCGCGCGGGACGGCGCCGGCCTTCGCCGCGCGTGGCCGGTTCGTCGTCTACACGCACACCGCGCTCGCGCGCGACGTCGACGCCGCCAAGAAAGCGCACAAGCCGCCGGCGCAGCAGCCGAAGAACGGCGTGGGCATCCTCGATCTGAGCGCGACCGGCGATCCCGAGGTCGTCAACGACGTCAAGACGATCCTGGTCGCGCGCGACGAGGGTCCGGTCATCGCCTACCGCGCCGAGGTGCCCCCCTCGCCCAGCCCATCGCCGGCGAGCGCCCCGAGCGCGGCGCCCGCGAGCGGCTCGCCGGCGCCGACGCCGTCGCCCCTCCCCGCGCCGAAGGCCGACAAGACGAAAGACACCGGCGCCGCGCTGACGATCCGCGACCTGGTCGCCGGGACGCGCGTCGTCGTGCCGAACGCGACCGACGTCGCGCTCTCGGACGACGACCGGTTCGTCGCCTACGCGACGCAGACCAAGGACGGGAAAGGCGACGGCGTGCACGTCTACGACGCCGTGCACGGCACGACGTCCGACGTCCTGACCGGCGACGGCCGCTACCGCAACCTCGCGCTCGCGCGCGACGGCAGCGCGCTCGCGTTCCTCAGCGACGTCGCGAGCTACGCGCAAGCGGTCCCCCACGACGCGCTCTACGTCGTCGACCTGCGCGCCCCCAAGCTGGTCGCGGTGAGGGCGGTCGACGTCGCGACGCCGGGCCTGCCCACCGACACGACCCCCAACACGAATGGGACGGTCGCGTTCTCGCGGGACGGCGCCCGCGTCTTCTTCGGCACCGCGCCGGCGCCGACGCCGCTCCCCTCGGGCACGCCCGAGCCGATGAAGGTCGACCAGTGGAGCTGGAACGACGACGTCCTGCAGTCGCAGCAGAAGCACGACGCGGACGACGAGCGCAAGCGCACCTATCTGGCGGTCTACGACCTCACGAGCCGGCGCTTCGCGCAGCTCGCCTCGCCGACGCTGCGCGAGGTCGAGCGCAACGAGAATCCGACCACGGCGCTGGGCGTCGACGACCGCGCGTACCGGCGCGCATCGTCGTGGCTGGGCGAGGACTATCGCGACCTGTACGCGGTTTCGCTCGCCGACGGGACGCGGCGCCTGTTGGCGCGCGACGCGCCGGGCAGCGCGCTCTCGCCCGCCGGCCGCTACGCGCTGACGTGGGACGAGCACGCCCGGCACTGGGTCGCGATCCGCACCGCCGACGGGCATCGCGTCGTGCTGGGCGCGCGCTCGCCGGTCACGTTCTGGTTTCGCGAGGACGACCATCCGCTGCCGCCGCAGCCGTACGGCTGGGGCGGCTGGCTCGCCGACGATCGCGCCGTGCTGCTCTACGACCGCGAGGACGTCTGGCTCGCCGATCCCGACAGCGGCGCGGTCCGCTCGCTCACCAGCGGCGCCGGCGCGCGCGCGCACACGGTCTTCAGCCCCGTGCAACCCGATCCGGACGCGACCGCGTACGATCCGGCCAAGCCGATCCTGCTCTCGCTGCTCGACGAGCGCAGCTTCGCCAGCGGCTACGCGCGGGTGGCGGCGGACGGCGGCACACCGGCGACGCTGCTAAAGGTCGACGCCAACGTCAACGGCTTCCGGCTGCCGTTCACGGCGCCGCTGCACGATCTCGCGCGGCCGCCGCTGACGGCGCGGCACGCCGATCGCTACCTCTTCACGCGCGCGACGTTCCGCGAGCCGGCCAACTGGTGGGCGACCGACGCGGCCTTCACGCAGCCGGTGCGCGTGACCGACGCGAACCCGCAACAAGCACGCTATCGTTGGGGCACCGAGCGCCTCATCAATTTCACCGCGCGCGACGGGACGCCGCTGCGCGCGGTCATGCTCGTGCCCGACGGGCTCCAGCCGACGCACGCGGCGCCGATGCTGGTCTACTTCTACGAGAAGTGGGCCGCCATGTTCCACAGCTATTATTCGCCGGCTCCGGGGACGAGCCCGAACTTCACCCGCTACGTCTCGCGCGGCTACGTCGTGCTCTTGCCGGACATCCACTACCGGGTCGGGCATCCGGGCGAGAGCGCCGTCGACTCGCTGCTGCCGGCGGTCGACGCGGCCGTGCGCACCGGCTACGTGAACCCGGCGCGCATCGGCATCGCCGGGCATTCGTGGGCGGCCTATCAGATCAACTACCTGCTCACCAAGACGCACGAGTTCCGGGCGGCGGAAGCCGGCGCGGCCGTCGACGACATGTTCAGCGCCTACGGCGGAATCCGGCTCGAGAGCGGCATCGTGCGCGAGTCGCAGTACGAGCACACGCAGTCGCGCATCGGCGCGACGCCGTGGGACCGCCCCGATCTCTACCTGGAGAACTCCGGACTGTTCGGCATCCGCAACGTCACCACGCCCTATCTGACGATCCACAACGACCAGGACGGGGCGGTGCCGCAGTTCCAAGGCATCGAGTACGTCACCGCGATGCGCCGCCTGGGCAAGATCGCGTACCTGTTCTCGTTCGACGGCGAGGAGCACAACTTGCGCGGGCGCGAGCAGCAGAAATGGTGGACCGTTCATCTGGACGAGTGGTTCGACTACTGGCTGCAAGGCGCGCCGCGGCCGGCGTGGTTCGACGGCGTCGACTACCTGCACCGCGGCGAGCGCGACGTGCACCCGCTCTACGGCGAGCCGGACTGA